A region of Rhodoferax potami DNA encodes the following proteins:
- the purN gene encoding phosphoribosylglycinamide formyltransferase, with protein sequence MKNIVILISGGGSNMAAIVRASQKEDWASRYGARVAAVISNKGTASGLVFGKEQGLDTHVLDHKTYADREAFDAALAEVINRYDTPQAPVLVVLAGFMRILTAGFVEKYAGRLVNIHPSLLPAFGGLHTHQRALDAGCKFAGATVHLVTPELDHGPILEQAVVPVLPGDTAETLSARVLTQEHCIYPRAVAALLSNK encoded by the coding sequence ATGAAAAACATTGTGATTTTGATCTCTGGCGGTGGCTCCAACATGGCAGCCATCGTGCGCGCATCCCAAAAAGAAGACTGGGCGAGCCGTTATGGCGCCCGCGTGGCCGCGGTTATCAGCAACAAAGGCACTGCGAGCGGCTTGGTGTTCGGCAAAGAGCAGGGGCTCGATACCCATGTGCTCGACCACAAAACCTATGCCGACCGCGAAGCATTCGATGCCGCGCTGGCTGAGGTGATCAACCGCTATGACACGCCGCAGGCACCAGTGTTGGTGGTGCTGGCCGGGTTCATGCGCATCCTCACCGCGGGTTTTGTGGAGAAATATGCCGGGCGCTTGGTGAACATTCACCCCTCGCTTTTGCCGGCCTTTGGCGGCTTGCACACGCATCAGCGGGCGCTGGATGCCGGCTGCAAGTTTGCCGGTGCCACGGTGCACCTGGTTACGCCTGAGCTGGACCATGGGCCGATCCTCGAGCAGGCCGTGGTGCCCGTGCTGCCGGGGGATACAGCCGAAACCCTGTCCGCCCGGGTGCTCACGCAGGAGCACTGCATTTACCCCCGCGCGGTTGCGGCGTTGCTATCAAATAAGTAG
- a CDS encoding YceH family protein has translation MTTPLLLSPVEARVLATLMEKARTVPDSYPLTLNSLLLGCNQKTSREPLMELSESEVSSAVDSLREAGLVHETSGGRAVKFTHNAQRGIGVPEQSAVLLGLLMLRGPQTAAELRLNAERWYRFADTSSVEAFLDELQERSEEKGGPLVIKLDRAPGAREQRWAHLLCGPVDASAAVISRSGAAVGSASAELQARVTQLEAEVADLRATVQKLCAELGMSQPGQE, from the coding sequence ATGACCACCCCCCTCCTGCTCTCCCCTGTCGAAGCCCGCGTGCTGGCCACCCTGATGGAAAAAGCCCGCACCGTGCCCGACAGCTATCCGCTTACCCTGAACAGCCTGCTGCTGGGCTGCAACCAAAAGACCAGCCGGGAGCCGCTGATGGAGCTGAGCGAGTCCGAAGTCAGCAGCGCTGTCGACAGCTTGCGCGAGGCCGGCCTGGTGCACGAGACCAGTGGCGGACGCGCCGTCAAGTTCACCCACAACGCCCAGCGTGGCATCGGTGTACCTGAACAAAGCGCGGTGCTGTTGGGCCTGTTAATGCTGCGCGGCCCGCAAACGGCTGCCGAGCTGCGCCTGAATGCCGAGCGCTGGTACCGTTTTGCCGACACCTCGTCGGTCGAAGCGTTTCTGGACGAGCTGCAGGAACGCAGCGAAGAAAAAGGCGGCCCCTTGGTCATCAAGCTGGACCGCGCACCCGGCGCCCGCGAACAGCGCTGGGCCCACCTGCTGTGCGGGCCGGTCGACGCCAGCGCGGCGGTTATCAGCCGGTCTGGCGCTGCAGTGGGGTCCGCCAGCGCGGAGCTCCAGGCCCGGGTCACCCAACTCGAGGCCGAGGTTGCCGACCTGCGCGCCACGGTGCAAAAACTGTGCGCCGAACTCGGAATGTCGCAACCTGGACAAGAATAA